One window of Sardina pilchardus chromosome 2, fSarPil1.1, whole genome shotgun sequence genomic DNA carries:
- the LOC134062266 gene encoding lipoamide acyltransferase component of branched-chain alpha-keto acid dehydrogenase complex, mitochondrial-like isoform X1 yields MLVNFRGIIISAKVKMATTTLRGSLRLLKRMPQLTYHCYMQCPMLQPPGPERTLHLIPCGATQWRHFRTNYRSNGKILPFKLSDIGEGIMEVTVKEWYVKEGDKVSQFDSICEVQSDKASVTITSRYDGVIRKLYYDVDDTALVGNPLVDIEADRAQEGSPEEDVVETPAVAQPHTHQEIKGHKTQATPAVRRLAIENNIKLSEVVGTGKDGRILKEDILNFLAKQTGAILPYEGEQQVPTPAVRTTASATSRHKAPVGSTPAVAVPRPVFTGVDRTEPLKGIQKAMVKTMTAALQIPPFGYCDEVDLSQLVRLRTELKGLAESRGVKLSYMPFFIKAASLGLFHFPILNASVDEGCQNITYKASHNIGLAMDTPQGLIVPNVKSVQTLSIFDIAVELSRLQSLGASGQLGTAELTGGTFTLSNIGSIGGTYATPVILPPEVVIAALGKIQVLPRFNTQGDVTKAHIMSVSWTADHRVIDGATMCRFSNLWRSYLENPASMVLDLK; encoded by the exons ATGCTAGTTAATTTTCGTGGAATAATCATCAGTGCAAAGGTAAAGATGGCGACGACAACACTACGGGGCTCCCTCAGACTACTTAAACGAATG CCCCAGCTTACATACCACTGCTACATGCAGTGCCCAATGCTGCAGCCGCCAGGACCCGAGCGTACACTCCATCTGATACCCTGTGGAGCAACACAATGGAGGCATTTCAGGACCAACTACA GAAGTAATGGAAAAATTCTACCTTTCAAACTGTCTGACATCGGTGAAGGAATTATGGAGGTGACTGTGAAAGAATG GTATGTTAAAGAGGGAGACAAAGTGTCTCAATTTGACAGCATATGTGAGGTCCAAAGTGACAAGGCATCAGTCACCATCACCAGCCGCTACGATGGAGTCATTCGGAAGCTTTACTATGATGTTGATGACACGGCTCTTGTCGGCAATCCTCTGGTTGATATTGAGGCTGACAGGGCTCAAG AAGGCTCTCCTGAGGAGGATGTGGTGGAGACGCCTGCAGTGGCACAGCCGCACACGCACCAGGAGATCAAAGGCCATAAGACCCAGGCCACTCCTGCTGTCAGACGCCTCGCCATAGAGAACAAT ATTAAACTCAGCGAGGTGGTGGGGACTGGAAAAGACGGGCGTATCTTGAAAGAGGATATCCTCAACTTCCTGGCCAAGCAGACGGGAGCTATTCTGCCCTACGAGGGCGAGCAGCAGGTTCCGACCCCTGCTGTGAGAACGACAGCATCCGCCACCTCTAGACACAAAGCACCCGTTGGCAGCACCCCTGCGGTGGCAGTGCCCAGGCCCGTCTTCACAGGGGTGGACCGCACAGAGCCTCTAAAGG GTATCCAGAAGGCCATGGTAAAGACCATGACTGCTGCATTGCAGATCCCTCCCTTTGGCTACTGTGATGAGGTTGACCTGTCCCAGCTGGTGAGGCTACGGACAGAGCTGAAGGGGCTGGCTGAGTCTCGTGGGGTCAAGCTAAGCTACATGCCGTTCTTCATCAAG GCAGCGTCGCTGGGTCTGTTCCACTTTCCCATCCTTAATGCTTCCGTGGATGAAGGCTGCCAGAACATCACTTACAAG GCGTCTCACAACATTGGACTTGCCATGGACACTCCCCAGGGTCTCATTGTGCCCAACGTGAAGAGTGTCCAGACACTGAGCATCTTCGATATTGCTGTGGAGCTCAGTCGTCTCCAGAGCCTGGGGGCATCGGGCCAGTTGGGCACGGCAGAGCTCACGGGCGGCACCTTCACCCTGTCCAACATCGGCTCG ATTGGTGGAACATATGCCACGCCAGTAATTCTACCTCCAGAAGTGGTGATTGCAGCTCTAGGAAAGATCCAG GTGTTGCCCAGGTTTAACACTCAGGGTGACGTCACCAAAGCCCACATAATGAGTGTTAGCTGGACAGCGGACCATCGCGTTATCGATGGAGCCACCATGTGCCGGTTTTCCAATCTATGGAGATCCTATTTGGAGAACCCTGCCTCTATGGTGCTGGACCTCAAATAA
- the LOC134062266 gene encoding lipoamide acyltransferase component of branched-chain alpha-keto acid dehydrogenase complex, mitochondrial-like isoform X2 has protein sequence MLVNFRGIIISAKVKMATTTLRGSLRLLKRMPQLTYHCYMQCPMLQPPGPERTLHLIPCGATQWRHFRTNYRSNGKILPFKLSDIGEGIMEVTVKEWYVKEGDKVSQFDSICEVQSDKASVTITSRYDGVIRKLYYDVDDTALVGNPLVDIEADRAQGSPEEDVVETPAVAQPHTHQEIKGHKTQATPAVRRLAIENNIKLSEVVGTGKDGRILKEDILNFLAKQTGAILPYEGEQQVPTPAVRTTASATSRHKAPVGSTPAVAVPRPVFTGVDRTEPLKGIQKAMVKTMTAALQIPPFGYCDEVDLSQLVRLRTELKGLAESRGVKLSYMPFFIKAASLGLFHFPILNASVDEGCQNITYKASHNIGLAMDTPQGLIVPNVKSVQTLSIFDIAVELSRLQSLGASGQLGTAELTGGTFTLSNIGSIGGTYATPVILPPEVVIAALGKIQVLPRFNTQGDVTKAHIMSVSWTADHRVIDGATMCRFSNLWRSYLENPASMVLDLK, from the exons ATGCTAGTTAATTTTCGTGGAATAATCATCAGTGCAAAGGTAAAGATGGCGACGACAACACTACGGGGCTCCCTCAGACTACTTAAACGAATG CCCCAGCTTACATACCACTGCTACATGCAGTGCCCAATGCTGCAGCCGCCAGGACCCGAGCGTACACTCCATCTGATACCCTGTGGAGCAACACAATGGAGGCATTTCAGGACCAACTACA GAAGTAATGGAAAAATTCTACCTTTCAAACTGTCTGACATCGGTGAAGGAATTATGGAGGTGACTGTGAAAGAATG GTATGTTAAAGAGGGAGACAAAGTGTCTCAATTTGACAGCATATGTGAGGTCCAAAGTGACAAGGCATCAGTCACCATCACCAGCCGCTACGATGGAGTCATTCGGAAGCTTTACTATGATGTTGATGACACGGCTCTTGTCGGCAATCCTCTGGTTGATATTGAGGCTGACAGGGCTCAAG GCTCTCCTGAGGAGGATGTGGTGGAGACGCCTGCAGTGGCACAGCCGCACACGCACCAGGAGATCAAAGGCCATAAGACCCAGGCCACTCCTGCTGTCAGACGCCTCGCCATAGAGAACAAT ATTAAACTCAGCGAGGTGGTGGGGACTGGAAAAGACGGGCGTATCTTGAAAGAGGATATCCTCAACTTCCTGGCCAAGCAGACGGGAGCTATTCTGCCCTACGAGGGCGAGCAGCAGGTTCCGACCCCTGCTGTGAGAACGACAGCATCCGCCACCTCTAGACACAAAGCACCCGTTGGCAGCACCCCTGCGGTGGCAGTGCCCAGGCCCGTCTTCACAGGGGTGGACCGCACAGAGCCTCTAAAGG GTATCCAGAAGGCCATGGTAAAGACCATGACTGCTGCATTGCAGATCCCTCCCTTTGGCTACTGTGATGAGGTTGACCTGTCCCAGCTGGTGAGGCTACGGACAGAGCTGAAGGGGCTGGCTGAGTCTCGTGGGGTCAAGCTAAGCTACATGCCGTTCTTCATCAAG GCAGCGTCGCTGGGTCTGTTCCACTTTCCCATCCTTAATGCTTCCGTGGATGAAGGCTGCCAGAACATCACTTACAAG GCGTCTCACAACATTGGACTTGCCATGGACACTCCCCAGGGTCTCATTGTGCCCAACGTGAAGAGTGTCCAGACACTGAGCATCTTCGATATTGCTGTGGAGCTCAGTCGTCTCCAGAGCCTGGGGGCATCGGGCCAGTTGGGCACGGCAGAGCTCACGGGCGGCACCTTCACCCTGTCCAACATCGGCTCG ATTGGTGGAACATATGCCACGCCAGTAATTCTACCTCCAGAAGTGGTGATTGCAGCTCTAGGAAAGATCCAG GTGTTGCCCAGGTTTAACACTCAGGGTGACGTCACCAAAGCCCACATAATGAGTGTTAGCTGGACAGCGGACCATCGCGTTATCGATGGAGCCACCATGTGCCGGTTTTCCAATCTATGGAGATCCTATTTGGAGAACCCTGCCTCTATGGTGCTGGACCTCAAATAA